The Panicum virgatum strain AP13 chromosome 5K, P.virgatum_v5, whole genome shotgun sequence genome has a window encoding:
- the LOC120708277 gene encoding probable 1-acyl-sn-glycerol-3-phosphate acyltransferase 5 isoform X2: MSQEYASEHGLPKLEHVLLPKTKGFICCLQQLRSSLDAVYDVTIAYKHRLPDFLDNVYGVDPSEVHIHIRTVQLSDIPTSEDEITEWMIERFRQKDKLLSDFLAKGHFPDEGTEGDLSTPKCLANFFTIVGLTGICLYLTLCSSVWFKVYVVASCAYLSFVTYYSILPPQLVGSPEGAKKAV, encoded by the exons ATGAGCCAAGAGTATGCTTCAGAGCATGGTTTGCCTAAGCTAGAACATGTCCTCCTTCCAAAGACAAAGGGGTTCATTTGTTGCTTGCAACAGCTGAGAAGTTCCTTAGATGCAG TTTATGATGTCACAATCGCATACAAGCATCGACTGCCAGATTTTCTGGACAATGTATATGGCGTTGATCCCTCTGAAGTCCACATCCACATCAGGACGGTTCAGCTCTCTGACATCCCCACATCAGAGGACGAAATAACTGAATGGATGATAGAGAGGTTCAGGCAGAAGGACAAGCTCCTGTCAGATTTTCTCGCAAAGGGCCACTTCCCTGACGAAGGAACTGAAGGAGATCTATCCACACCGAAGTGCCTAGCAAACTTTTTCACCATAGTCGGCTTGACAGGCATCTGCCTCTACCTAACTCTTTGCTCGTCTGTGTGGTTCAAGGTATATGTCGTAGCAAGCTGCGCTTACCTCTCCTTTGTTACCTATTACTCCATACTACCACCACAACTGGTAGGGTCACCGGAGGGTGCCAAAAAGGCTGTGTAG
- the LOC120708277 gene encoding probable 1-acyl-sn-glycerol-3-phosphate acyltransferase 5 isoform X1 translates to MNGSNGSQEHHVNGEEKVVHHVNRPILNNGPKHRPFTPMRRCRGVACVAIILSTAFLLIVYLAPITTFVVRLFSVHYSRKTTSILFGIWLSLWPFLFEKINKTKFVFSGENVTPKRRVLLFANHRTEVDWMYLWDLALRKGYLGYIKYILKSSLMKLPIFSWAFHIFEFIPVERKWEIDEAIMQNKLSKFKNPRDPIWLAVFPEGTDYTEKKCIMSQEYASEHGLPKLEHVLLPKTKGFICCLQQLRSSLDAVYDVTIAYKHRLPDFLDNVYGVDPSEVHIHIRTVQLSDIPTSEDEITEWMIERFRQKDKLLSDFLAKGHFPDEGTEGDLSTPKCLANFFTIVGLTGICLYLTLCSSVWFKVYVVASCAYLSFVTYYSILPPQLVGSPEGAKKAV, encoded by the exons ATGAATGGCTCAAATGGTTCCCAAGAGCATCATGTCAATGGAGAGGAGAAGGTAGTGCATCATGTTAACCGGCCCATTCTGAACAATGGACCAAAGCACCGTCCATTTACCCCCATGAGGCGTTGCCGTGGTGTAGCATGTGTAGCGATTATACTGTCAACAGCATTCTTATTGATAGTCTACTTGGCCCCTATTACTACTTTTGTTGTGCGGCTGTTCAGCGTGCATTACAGCCGAAAGACGACTTCCATTCTGTTTGGAATTTGGTTATCTTTATGGCCATTCTTGTTTGAAAAGATAAACAAAACCAAGTTTGTCTTCTCTGGTGAAAATGTGACTCCAAAAAGGCGTGTATTGTTATTTGCTAACCACAGGACTGAAGTTGACTGGATGTACTTGTGGGATCTTGCACTGAGGAAAGGCTATTTAGGATATATCAAGTACATACTTAAGAGCAGCTTGATGAAGTTACCTATTTTTAGCTGGGCATTTCACATTTTCGAGTTTATCCCGGTAGAACGGAAATGGGAGATTGATGAAGCAATTATGCAGAACAAATTATCAAAATTTAAGAACCCCAGAGATCCTATCTGGTTGGCAGTTTTTCCTGAAGGCACGGATTATAC TGAGAAGAAATGCATCATGAGCCAAGAGTATGCTTCAGAGCATGGTTTGCCTAAGCTAGAACATGTCCTCCTTCCAAAGACAAAGGGGTTCATTTGTTGCTTGCAACAGCTGAGAAGTTCCTTAGATGCAG TTTATGATGTCACAATCGCATACAAGCATCGACTGCCAGATTTTCTGGACAATGTATATGGCGTTGATCCCTCTGAAGTCCACATCCACATCAGGACGGTTCAGCTCTCTGACATCCCCACATCAGAGGACGAAATAACTGAATGGATGATAGAGAGGTTCAGGCAGAAGGACAAGCTCCTGTCAGATTTTCTCGCAAAGGGCCACTTCCCTGACGAAGGAACTGAAGGAGATCTATCCACACCGAAGTGCCTAGCAAACTTTTTCACCATAGTCGGCTTGACAGGCATCTGCCTCTACCTAACTCTTTGCTCGTCTGTGTGGTTCAAGGTATATGTCGTAGCAAGCTGCGCTTACCTCTCCTTTGTTACCTATTACTCCATACTACCACCACAACTGGTAGGGTCACCGGAGGGTGCCAAAAAGGCTGTGTAG